The nucleotide sequence CAAAGGTGCGATCCAGAGCCCGTGCGAGCACTAAGCCCTTGTCACTGTGGTAGTGCATCTCCGCGCCTTTTTTGACCTTTTGCGGATCCGTATTGAAATGGATGCTCACGAACACGGCATTTGAAAACCGATTCGCCAGTGCCGCACGCTGATCTAGGTCCACAAAGACATCTGTGCGTCGTGTCATGAAGGTTTTCAGCCCTTTGGCACGCAGCGCAGTCTCCAGCCGCTTCGCCACATCGAGCGCGAGGTGCTTCTCCACCCTCTGTCCGCGCAGCGCACCAGGATCTTTCCCTCCATGACCAGGATCAATGACGACGGTGCTGAATCTGAACTGCGCCACGGCCTCCGCAGGGGACCAAAAAACCGCGCAAGTCAAAACCAGCGCGGAGAGCAGCCTGCGGAGCTGTGGCCAAAAAGTCACCGTGGTATTTTGAGGGTCTTCCCAGAGCGA is from Verrucomicrobiaceae bacterium and encodes:
- a CDS encoding N-acetylmuramoyl-L-alanine amidase; this translates as MTFWPQLRRLLSALVLTCAVFWSPAEAVAQFRFSTVVIDPGHGGKDPGALRGQRVEKHLALDVAKRLETALRAKGLKTFMTRRTDVFVDLDQRAALANRFSNAVFVSIHFNTDPQKVKKGAEMHYHSDKGLVLARALDRTFDQSVQMGCRALMERSRLVVLRETNMPAVMVECGYLTHAGNAWLCGTADHRQDIANAIVAGLLAVRKK